ACGCCTCGTCGATGAGGCCCGAACCACCGTCACGGCCCTGGGCAGCTGCGACCAGGTCCTCCAGGAAGACCCGGTCTGGCGCTGACGAAGCCGCATCGAAAAAATCGCCGCGCCCGGGGATCGATTCGCCCTCGAGCCACACCAATCCATCGAGGTGCTTGCAATGAAACGATGGAAGGCTGGTTTTGTCGGGATTTTTGCGGTGGCCGCGTCAATCGGCTTCGCGGGTTGCGGTGACGATGGCTCGGGAGGCGGCAAGTCTCCGGGCAACGACGCCGCCGTGGATACGTTCGAGCTCGCTGTCGGACCCGAAGGCGGCTTCTTGGATGCCGGGGATCTGTTCGTGTCCGTTCCCCCGGGCGCGCTGGATTCGACCGTTACCTTGAGCGTGAAGAAGAAATCGCGCTCGAGCCTCGCGCCCGACAGTGTGCTCTCCGAGGCCTTCGAACTCGCGCCCGATGGTCAGGCCTTCAACGGCCCGGTGCTGATCGGAGTTCGCGTCGACGCGGAGGCAACCGCAGATCCAGGCGTGATGGTCTCGCGTCGAATGTCCGACGGCACCTGGGAAGATCTGGCGACCCGCGTCACCGCGGGCTGGGCGCTCGCGTCCACGCCGCACTTCAGTACCTACGCCGCGCGCCCCGCCAGCCCCGCCAATTCGCCGTGCGCCTACTCGCAGGTTCCGATCCCCCTCTACGTGCCGGGCAACCTCGAGGTCGCCAACGCCACCAAGATCGACGATCGCACTCAGTACGGCGGGGTCGCCAGCGGTAGCTACATCGAGCTTTCGACCCCCTTCAAGACCGATCAGCGCTACGTGACCCTCCGCGGAATCGCTGGCCCGCCTAGCGGCAATGGCGCCCTCTACAACATCACGAAGCAAACCGTCACCCCGCTGCCGATCGACTCGAGCGGTCGCTTCTCGGTCGACATCGACGTGCTCACGGACGGGCCATGGTTCGGCTTGGCCGACGCCTGTAATCCACCGACCCAACCCGGTGGTGCCGCCTGGCGCATGGTGCAGGTCGAGTGCACCGAGAAGTGCCAGCTCGTGCCCGATGCAGGCACGGACAGCGGCTCGCCAGACTCGGGCAGCGACGCCGGCGCCGATGCGGGTCCCCTCACCTGCCCGTTCCCGAAGACCATCGCGGCGCTGCCCGTCTCCAGCTGGCACGAGGCCTACCTGCACTACCGCCCCGGCGACTACTGCGATCTGCAGACCGACGTGAAACCCGGCACCATCGTCCTGTTCCGCATCTTCTCCGGCAGTCGCACCGCCGCCGCGATCCCAGGAGCCTACCGCTGGGACATCCACACCATGAGCCACGGCAATCTGCAAGGCGGCACCTGGCTCAACTTGCCCGACGCCACCGACATCACGATGGACATCAGCCCCTACCAAAACCCCGTCGCCACTCACCGCGTCGTCTACCGCTTCGATGGCACGAACGTGACGATCAAGTCCCTCGACCCCATCTGACCGCTCACTCCAACGCGACACGGAGTCCCTCGACGCCACCTAGTCGCACACTGCACAGCACCGATGGACGGTCGTTCCCCACTCGGGAGCGACCGTCGTCGCATTTGATCGAAGTCCAGCCGACAGGCGCCCGCTGCACGCCACCATGCCTGGGATTTGCGTACGCCAGTCGCAGCATTGCCTGGGTTTGGGGTCTAGGGCGGGGCGCCGCGACTCCGCTACTCACGCCCTCCGCGTCAAGCCCGCGCGACCACTTCGCGAGACGCCCGAAGCGACGGCCTCCCTTTGAGACGAAGCTGCGATCCGTCATCTTCCACGGGCTCGGGCTACCCGCACTCGACGACTCAGAAGTCGAAGCAGGCGTATCTGCACACCATTTCGACGCGTTGAGCAAACTTTGCACAACTGTCGTTTCACGTTTTTCTTCTTTCGCCGCGGCGCGGCGCTCCTACCATCCGAAATGCTGCGCCGTCCCTGAGTGACTGGCACGCGGGGCGGCATTCACAAGGAGACTTCCATGACCAAACTAGGGTTCAGTGCGCTCTTCGTTTCCGTGGCTTTCGCCTGCTCCAGCAGCGGTGGTTCCGGGGGAGGAGGCGGAGCGAGTGGAACGGGTGGCAGCGGAGCGGCGGGAACTGGTGCCACTGGCGGAAGCGGAGCCACGCTTGGCAGTGGACCGGGCCCTGCGCGCAGCGTGGAGGAGTACTGTCAAATGCGCGCCGACCTTGCAAAGCCCTGGTGTGACTACGCCGCCACCTGCTGCTCTCAAGCGGACAAGGATAGCCTGGTCTTTCAGCTTCCGGAGTGCAGCTTCGGCGCAGATGACCCTGCGGAGTGCGTGACCTTCGTCAACGAGCGGGCCGGCGACGGTACCATGACCTTCGACGGAACCTGGGCCGACGCTTGCCTCGGGAAGGCGGCCGGCTCCATCCAAGTTCCTCCCGCCAGCTGTGACGGGTTGCCAGGCAGCACGATGCTCCTGCAAGGCCATGGTTTGCCCGGCTTCGCCCAGATCCCGGAGTGTCGCAAGATGTACGTCGGGCTGGTGAAGGACGGCGGCGCTTGTGAGTACGACGCCCAGTGCGCTGAGGGGCTGAGCTGCGGCGAATCCGGAGCGGCCTTCGCGTGCAAGCCGGTGGGGACTCAGGGCGCGTCGTGTCTTTTCAATAGCGAATGCGACGATGGTCTCATCTGCAACAGCGGGCTCGAGCAGTGCGATACCCTGGGTCCTGTCGGGACTTCCTGCTTGTACGCCGATGACTGCGAGGACGGCCTCACCTGCATAGATTCGCACTGCAAGGCCCCGATCAGTCTGGGAGGCGCTTGTACGGGCTTCTCTTCGTGCGCACCGGGAACCGGCTGCAGCTTCTCCAGCAGTACGTGTGTGGCCCTGAGTCCCGATGGCGTTTCGTGTACGGTCGACGCGGAGTGCACGGGCCGCTGCGACAGCACGACCAAAAAGTGCGTCTCGATCTGCGGCGGCGATAGGTTCTAGGCTCGCGCCCTCCCCTCCCGCGCCGGCGCAGGCGGCAAGCATGGAAGCTCGGTGGCCGGACGGCCGCCGAGCACGGCGCTTGGGAGGGGCAGCGGGCGCAGGCCGCAGGCCGAGCACGCTGGGGGTGGGCAGCAACCCCATTTGCGCATCACACGAGCAGAGTGGGCGTGTGAGGACCGTGCCCGCGTCGGCGCGTGCGCGTGAGAGGAGGGATCGCGTGGTGGTGTGCCCAGCGGCGTTGTCATGAGCGCGCGGCTCGGTGACAATGGTCGCGGAGGAGGGCGCATGCCTCGAACGAAGACACCTGGAGCGGCAAAGAAGAAGGCGAGTAAAGCCGGAGCGACGCGCGCTCCGACGAAGAAGGCGTCGACCGGCAAGACCCCGCCTGTAGCGGCGAAGAAGGCGACGAGCGCCAAGGCGACGAGCGCACAGGCGAAGACGTCCACGGCGAAGGCGCCGCGCGCGCCCGCGAAGATGTCCATGGCGAAGGCGCCGCGAGTGGCGCACGGTCCGATGTCGGCGCGCATGAAAGAGATCATGCGCAAGCACGACGACATCTACGGCAAGGGCTACTTCACGCCCACGAAGGTGAAGTGTCCGCTGTGCGGCAAGGGCGTGATCGTGCCCAAGCGTGGACGCTTTGGTGCAGAGTGGCGTTGCAACGCGGACGTCCGCCCCATGTGCAGCTTCAAGCTGGAGACCAAGCCCACGGGCAAGAAGTGCACCTACAAGCGCGGCGGCAAACCCTGTGGCGCGCTGATGGTCGCGGGCACGAAAACGATTCCCGATCGCTGCAGCGACAAGACCTGCCCCAACCGAAATCCGCACAAGCTGTAGCGCCTCGCCGACGAGTTGAGCAAAACTTGCTCAACCGTTGGTCTGGCCACTCCGCACTTGTGCAATCTTTGCTCAATGTTGGGCTCAGATCGACGCGCACTCGCCGGTTGACGAATGCGCCGGCGACGGCGTAGCGTGGATGCATGAGACTTCTCGGGGGCATCACGCTAGTCTCGCTTCTGGTAGGCGCGGGCTGTTCTTCGTCCGACGATGCGGCCGAAGGTCCGTCAACCGCCTGCAAGCGCCATCACCTGTCAGCCAGCGGTACGACGGACATCGGTTGCGTTTGCGGTGTTTGGGCAGACAATTCCTCTGAGCCGTACTATTCGAAGAAGTGCACTGCCGCGAACGTGGGCGCCCCGGCTCAATGTTGCAAGACGTCGGAGAGCTGTGCCTGCCACCGAGTCCGCTGTGGAATGAGCCCCGACCTGCCGGGCACCTGCATCTGCGGACTCAACGTCAACGTGGTCTCGGAGCAGCAATCCTGTACTGGCAGTGGAACCGTCTGCTGCCGCTCGGTGTACAGCAAGAACACTTGTACGTGCACGAATGCGACGACCTGCGGTTTCGGGGAAAGCCTCGTGGCTACATGCGAAGTGAGTGACTACTTGGCAGTGTGCGACGAAGGCGATGAGTCTGTCGAAGCCTGTGAATAGACAAGGCCGGCGCGCAGATCACCGTTGCGTAGGCCACGCGACAGACTATGCCGGCGAGCACGCGTGCATTTCGAGGCACGTCCCGGGCAACCGAGGCCTGCGGCGTGCCTGCCGCCTCGCGCTCGTCCTAGACAGACTTCACCAGCGAAGGCGACATGCCCGCGCCCCCGCCAGCGAAGGTGACATCGCGCGGCGCAGATGCGCGCACCGCCGTCAGCGAAGGCTACATGCCCGCGGCGCCCACGCTCTCGCGAAACTCCACCGCCGTCGCTCCGCTCGAGCGACCCTGGTTGAACGACCCTGGTTGAGTTCTTGCTCAGCACTGGGCCTGTGGGTGGCGCTGCCGCCCGCCAAACAGTGCCCGCCCCCTGCCAAGCAATGCTGGCCGCCCGCCAAGCAATGCTGGCCCCCTGCCTGCGCCCAATCTATCGGGACGAATTGCTCGGGTTTGTGATCATTTCGGGGACATACTCGAACATGTCCGCGAAGTGTTCACCGCGATGAACATTCTTGCGACTTGCGCAACGCGTCCAGGCGACAAAGCGGCTGACCCAGCGACGCGGCGGCGAAGTCAACGCCTGTCCAAGCAGCCGGGGCGCACCGCGCGGATAACCGCGGGCACCGCGCCGGGAACAGCGGGAGCGAGGGGCTGGATCGACGTTCACGCTGCTGGGCGCGTCACGGCAAGAATGTCAGCTAGCCAGGCTGAGGGCAGGGTCGATTCGTGTCACACTGTTCTGCGATGAAGCTACCTGAGGGGGCGGCGTGGGAGGAGGGGCTCAGTCCCTTCGAGGCGTGCGCCGGCTGTCATCGTCACGTTCGTACGGAGGAGCCTCGGTGTCCGTTCTGCGACGCGGTGAATCATTGGCGCCCCAAGCGACGCTTGCGCCTTCAACGTCAGGTCAGCCGTAGCACGATGCTGGCGCTGGTGACGGCTTTCGGGGTCGAAGTGGTCACGGCCTGCGGAGAGGGTAGCACCCAATCGCACTACGGCATCAGCTGCGCGGACGTGCCTTGCTTCGACGCGGGAGATGAAGGAGACGCACGAGACGCGGACTCCGGCGAGGACCCTTTGATCCAATGGGATGCCGCCGCCGACGCTGGGGACGAAGTCGACGCCTTCGAAGATGCGGCGACGGGCGATGCACCCGAGGTCGGAGATGCAGCAGACGCCGATGCGGGAGACGGAGCCGACGCCCTCGAGGATTGAGTGATCGGGGCACGCGGCGATCGTCGACGCGCTCGAGGAAAAGACTGCGGCGATCGGCCCGGACGGTGAGGCCGACGTTCCCAGCGATAGCCGCGGCGCGCGCGCCTTCAACGTTGCTGCGCAGACCTTGGATCTTGGGTGCCGGCGCGCTCGCTTTCAGCGTTTGCTGCGCAGGCCTTGGATGTGGGTGAGGTAGTCGTCGACGCTGCGGAATGCGGCGATGGGCAGGGGCTTGTTGCGGCCGAGCACGGTCTTCATCTGCTGCGGGTCGAACTTCGCACCGATCTTCATGTCACGAGTGTCGCCCATGCCGGCAACGGGTTCGGCTAGGGACGGGGGCGGCGCGCCACCGAAGCACTCCACGTACCACTCGACGGGCGCGGGCGGCGCCTCGGTCAGATCTGGATCCGTTTCGCCAATGTCGCCCGCCTCTACGTTGAGGATCTTGGCGAACTCCGACACCAAGTAGGCCGGGAGCCACTCCGCAAAGCCCGCTCGCCAGACCAGCACGAAGGGAGGCAGCGCCGCGAGGGACAAGGTCGCGCGCAGTGCGGCAACGCTCGTCGACTTGGTGGTGCCGTCGCAGTCTGCCCAGAACCATTCGCTGTCGTTCATGGCGTTCGGGCAAGAGAGTCGCTCAAACCCGCCAGGGCCGCAACTCCATCGCGGCCCGCGCGCTTCGGCTCAGTCGGGTGGAGCCAAACGCGTTCGCGGGCCGCGCGGTCCGGCTCGGTCAGGCGGAGCCAAGTGCGTTCGCAGGCTGACGGTTCGACGTGCGCGTCGCGAGTTCCGTCGTCAGTTCCCGGATCACGGCGGCGACCTGGTCGGGGCGTTCGAGGGCGACGTAGGTCTTGGCGCGATCGATCGGAGTCACCTTGGCATCGGGCAACATGGCAGCGAGCCGCGTGGCGAGCTCGACGGTGAAGTAGCGGTCGTCCGCGCCCCACGCGAAGCGCACGGGCAGCCGAGTCGTCGCCAGCCTTCGGGCCGCGTCCAAGGTCAGGCGATTGGATACACCGCGGATCAGCTTGCACATGTCACGACGCACGCCGGCTTGGGTCGCGGCGGGCTCCAGCCAATGCTGAAGCAAAGCTGAGTCGATGGGTTGGTGCGTCAAATCGCCGAAGGCCATCTTCATTCTTTGCAGCCGCGGATAGCGGTAGAGCATCCGACTCATCGCCCAGGCCAGGCCCGGAACGCGGGGAACCAACGCGAGGTACTCGAAGCCCGGCGGTGGAAACACTTCGAGGGCGTCGCAGTTGGTCAGCACGACTCCAGCAAGCCGCTCGGGATGATGGGCGGCCACCAACTGCGTGATGGCGCCTCCGCTGTCGTTGCCGACCAGGATCACGTGGTTCAAGTCGAGGGTGCGGAGTGTGTCGGCAACGACCTTCGCCATGCCCAAGGGATCCAACTGGGCGTCGGCGGCCATTGGCTCCGGGTGCGAGCCCATGGGCCAGGTCGGTGCGATGCAGCGATGGGTGTTGGAAAGGTCGTGCGCGACCTTGTCCCAGTGACGACGGTCGTTGAGCAGACCGTGCACGAACACGACGGGGTGGGGATTGGGCCGTGTGGGGCCACTTTCAGCGTAGTGCAGAGTGCCTTGGGGGATGCGGACGGTGTTTTCCATGTGAGTGCTCCGGGTGGGTGTCGAGACTCAGATGGCACCGCGAAGTCATGCTCTCAATAACCTCCCAGGTAATGGGCGCGTGCTCGGAGATTGGATAGGGTGCGGGAGTCATGTCAGCCACCCAATCCGGCTCCTTCGGTGATCTGCTGCGCTACTGGCGAAACGCGCGCAAGATGAGCCAGTTGGCCGTCGCGGTGGAGGCCGAGGTTTCCACCCGACACGTGAGCTTCGTCGAGACCGGCAAGTCGACGCCCTCGCGCGACATGGTGCTCTTGCTCGCGGACGTGCTCGAGGTTCCCCTGCGCGATCGCAACACGTTGCTTCAGGCGGCGGGCTACGCGCCCGCGTACCGCGAGACCTCTCTCGATGCACCGGAGCTCCGCGACGTGCGGCGCGGCATCGAGTTCATGTTGGAGCACCACAACCCCTACCCGGCCATCTTGGTCGACCGGCATTGGAACCTGCTGCTGCAGAATCGCGCCGCGTCCGCGTTGTTTCCCTTGTTCGTGGCTGATGCCTCGGCGCTGACGACGCCCCTCAACACGATGCGCCTGCTGTTCGACCCGCGCGGCTTCCGTCCCTTCATCACCAACTGGGAGGAAATCGCAGTGGCGATGGTCCAGCGCCTCCACGCGGAGGTAGCGTTGACTCAGGATGCGACGCTTCGGCAGCTTCTCGAGGAGCTGCTGAGCGCTGACGATGTGCCGAAGGCGTGGCGCGTTCCGGACTACGGCGCCGAGCGGCCGCTCTTGGTCAGCACGCGACTGCGCCGCGGCACCGAGGAGCTCGAGCTCTACACCGCGCTCACGACGCTGGGCACGCCCCTCGACATCACGCTGCACGAGCTACGCCTGGAGACGTTCTTTGCTGCGAACGAAGCAACGGATCGCGCGATCCGACGCTTGGTGGCCAGCTGATGCGCTCGCGAAGCCATGCCGCAGCGCGCTTGGTGGCCAGCTGACGCGCTGGTGAAGCCATGCCGCAGCGCGCTTGGTGGCTGCTGACACGCTCGTGCAGCGCGCTTGGCAGCGCGTCGTGTTGCGGCCCGCGCCGTGACGCGATAGCGGCGAAGCATCGGAGGCAGAGAGCATGTCCTACACGCCGCCGCCGGGTCCGCCGGCCTACTCGCAACCGCCGCCCCAACCGCAAGCGTACTATTCCGCGCCACCACCGCCGCAGCCCGCACCGCCGACGACGAGTAGCGACAAGAGCAGCTTCGATGTGTTCGAGCTCCTCACCGCTTTGCTGCTCGGCGTGGCCGCGCTGGGCGGAGCCTGGTCCGGCCACCAATCGGGGCTCTGGGGCGGCAACTGTCAGACCGCCTACGGCGAGGCAGCGAACCTCACCACACGCGCCGGCACCGTCTACCAGCTGGGCGTCAGCGTGGCCAATCGAGACAGCTCTCTCGACATTCAGGCCAAGCAACTGGTGCTCGAGGGCATGACGAGCCAGGACGAAGTCACGAAGCTCAAGACCTTGGGCGTCGCCAAGTATCTGTATGCGCGACAGATGTCCGAAGACGGCTACCGCGCCGTGGGCCTGCCCGCGGAGTTCCGCACTCAGGACGACGACAAGCTGATGAAGATGCCCGAGAGCGCCCTCGAGCAGTCCCTCGACAAGGACCTGGACGAGAAGTACTTCACGCAGATGACGGCACCGGGCGAAGCCATCTTCGCCGAGGCCGACAAGAAGTTCGACGAGGGTCGCAGAGCCAACCAAAACGGAGACCAGTTCGGCCTCGCCGTCGTGCTCTACACCATCGCGCTGTTCTTCGGCGGCATCGCCCTGGTGTTCAAGTCCATCGTGCGCTGGGGCTTCTTCGGCATGGGGATGATCACCATGCTGGCAGCGTTGATCTACATGGCGCGCCTACCGAGCGCCGGCTGGGGAGTGCCGCCCGCTGCCGCACCCGCAGCGAGCGGCTCGGCAGCCGCCGCGGCGTCGAACTGAGTGTCCAGCGCGCGGCAGTCGCCGCTGCATCGGACCGAGCACGCGGCGACTTGGAGGCTGCGTGAGCGTGCTCGCTCTTCGCGACGAGCGAGCACGCGATCCAGCGCGGGAGGCGACGTGCGCGCCGCAGCGGGTCGAGACCCAACAATCCCAGGGAACCGAGGCACGGCTGCGGGTTTCCGCTATCCTCGAATCGTGAAGCGAAGAACGCTAGCGATCCTTGCAGGATGCATCGGCCTGGCCGTCGCGCCGCTGCTGCCCGTCTACCCGCAGCGGGTGATGACGCGAGCCATGGTCATCGGCCACGACGGCGACGTGGTGAGCTACGGCTACGAGTTCGGCTCCATCCCCGCCTACTTCGAGCACCTACGCTACGTGCGCCACGAAGACTACGCGCTGCTCCTCCTCGGCATCGACTTCACCCTAGCCCTCGCAGTCGCCGCCGCGATCGGCAGCGTCCCGTACGTCGCAACACGGCGCGTATTGGCACGGCGCTGACGCCAGTTGCGCAAACTTTGCTCAACTTGCCGCGAGCCATCGAACGGCGTCGTGGTATCAGCCGCACCGTCCTGAGGAATCTTTCGTGCGGTTTCGAGCAAAACCGCTTGCTCGTGAGATGCGCGGGGTATGCTTCGGGCCGTGACTCCTGGGACTCGCCCTGCGATCAGGGCTCTTCAGCTGATGAGCCGAGCGCTTGGAGTGGTCGTGCTGTGCGGGTTCGCCGCCGCAGGAGGCTGCGGTGGCCGTGGCGAGTCCGCGAACTGCGGTCCGGATCTGACGAACTGTGACGGGCAGTGTGTCAGGCTCGAATCGAACGCGCTGCACTGCGGTGCGTGCGGTGCGCGCTGCACGGCTGAGGAAACCTGCAAGGACGGGACCTGTCTCCTGGCGTGCGGGACGGGCCTCGAGGCGTGTGGCGACGCGTGCGTTCAGCTTTCGTCAGACCCTGCCAACTGTGGCAGCTGCGGCCACGATTGCGGCCCCCAAGGGCACTGCGTGGCGGGGAGCTGCGCTTCCGGTTGTCCTGCGAACCTGCTCGACTGCAGCGGCGCATGCGTGAATCCCGCCGTGAACCCGATCCATTGCGGCGCCTGCGGCAACGACTGCGGTCCGCTGAAGACGTGCGTGGGCGGCACCTGTGAGTGCGTCACCGCCTGCAACTCGGAATGCGTCGACGTGCGGAGCGATGCGAAGCATTGCGGGAAGTGCGGCAACGCCTGCGCCGCGACTCAGGAGTGCGTATTCGGCGAGTGCAAGTGCAAAGCCGACGCGCCCCTGTGCGGAGCGGATTCTTGTCCAGACCAGCAGACGGACCCCGAGCACTGCGGCGCGTGCGGAAATCAGTGCCCAGAAGGCGGCGGTTGTGTCGACGGCAAGTGCGAATGCGCTGCGGGACTGAGCGTCTGCCTGGACAAGTGCACGAAGCTGTCGACGGACCCGAAGCATTGCGGCGGTTGCGGGAGGGACTGTGCCGGCTTTCCGTTTTTCAGCCCCAACATGGTGTGCGCAGACGGCCAATGCGCTTGCGCCGAGGGGCAGACGCTCTGTGGGCAGGACTGCGTGTTCCTGGAAACCAACCCGTCGCACTGCGGCGCGTGCAGCGTTTCGTGCCAAAGCGGCAAAGCCTGCAGCAAGGGTAAATGCGAATGCGCACCGGGGCTCGTGGATTGCGACGGCGCGTGCCTGAACGTGAAATCCGACAAGTACAACTGTGGGGGATGCGGAAAGGTGTGCGGGGCGTACGAGAGTTGCCTCGACGGCAAATGCACGTGCGCGGGGTTCGG
The nucleotide sequence above comes from Polyangiaceae bacterium. Encoded proteins:
- a CDS encoding alpha/beta hydrolase, yielding MENTVRIPQGTLHYAESGPTRPNPHPVVFVHGLLNDRRHWDKVAHDLSNTHRCIAPTWPMGSHPEPMAADAQLDPLGMAKVVADTLRTLDLNHVILVGNDSGGAITQLVAAHHPERLAGVVLTNCDALEVFPPPGFEYLALVPRVPGLAWAMSRMLYRYPRLQRMKMAFGDLTHQPIDSALLQHWLEPAATQAGVRRDMCKLIRGVSNRLTLDAARRLATTRLPVRFAWGADDRYFTVELATRLAAMLPDAKVTPIDRAKTYVALERPDQVAAVIRELTTELATRTSNRQPANALGSA
- a CDS encoding helix-turn-helix transcriptional regulator → MSATQSGSFGDLLRYWRNARKMSQLAVAVEAEVSTRHVSFVETGKSTPSRDMVLLLADVLEVPLRDRNTLLQAAGYAPAYRETSLDAPELRDVRRGIEFMLEHHNPYPAILVDRHWNLLLQNRAASALFPLFVADASALTTPLNTMRLLFDPRGFRPFITNWEEIAVAMVQRLHAEVALTQDATLRQLLEELLSADDVPKAWRVPDYGAERPLLVSTRLRRGTEELELYTALTTLGTPLDITLHELRLETFFAANEATDRAIRRLVAS